The proteins below come from a single Nitrospiraceae bacterium genomic window:
- the gnd gene encoding decarboxylating 6-phosphogluconate dehydrogenase, with product MDIGFIGLGKMGMNMVTRLSQGGHRVVAYDRSAALISEAATKGANSSSSLEDLISKLPKPRVVWVMVPSGQPTEETVQHLGTILEANDIIIDGGNTKFHDDVRRAADLHTRGIHYIDAGTSGGIWGLQIGYCLMVGGKQEPVKRLAPIFTTLAPENGWAHVGGHGAGHYVKMVHNGIEYSMMQGYAEGFELMSKSDYNLNLATIADLWMHGSVVRSWLLELAAGALKKDPKLEQLQGYVQDSGEGRWMIMDAIEKDVPVPTLTTALFTRFRSRQDSSFAEKMLAALRKAFGGHSVRP from the coding sequence ATGGATATCGGTTTCATTGGACTTGGCAAAATGGGAATGAACATGGTCACCCGGTTGAGCCAAGGAGGACATCGGGTCGTTGCCTACGACCGGTCGGCCGCCCTGATCAGTGAGGCCGCAACAAAAGGGGCGAATTCATCTTCATCCTTGGAAGACCTGATCTCCAAATTACCCAAACCGCGAGTCGTCTGGGTCATGGTCCCATCAGGTCAACCCACCGAAGAGACCGTACAACATCTCGGAACAATCTTGGAGGCCAACGATATCATCATCGATGGAGGTAACACGAAATTTCATGATGACGTTCGCCGGGCGGCCGACCTTCACACCCGTGGCATCCACTATATTGATGCCGGAACCAGCGGGGGTATTTGGGGGTTGCAAATCGGCTATTGCTTGATGGTCGGTGGAAAACAGGAACCCGTCAAGCGATTGGCCCCGATCTTCACAACCTTGGCTCCAGAAAATGGATGGGCCCATGTCGGGGGACATGGTGCTGGACATTATGTGAAGATGGTTCACAATGGCATTGAATACAGTATGATGCAGGGATATGCGGAAGGCTTCGAACTAATGTCAAAAAGTGACTATAACCTGAATCTCGCTACAATCGCCGATCTCTGGATGCATGGCAGTGTGGTCAGATCCTGGCTGCTTGAACTAGCCGCCGGAGCGCTCAAAAAGGATCCTAAGCTGGAACAATTACAAGGCTACGTGCAGGATTCCGGCGAGGGACGGTGGATGATCATGGATGCCATTGAAAAGGACGTACCGGTTCCCACTCTGACAACCGCTTTATTCACCCGATTCCGCTCGCGGCAGGACAGCTCCTTCGCGGAAAAAATGTTAGCGGCACTGCGGAAGGCTTTTGGCGGACATAGCGTCCGACCATAA
- the zwf gene encoding glucose-6-phosphate dehydrogenase, with translation MSPIEPSPGTEAPVTNNRTAATQPCTIVIFGASGDLTQRKLLPALYNLLLDGLLPDNFAVLGLGRKPLSDEDFRGIARKGIEQFSRQTLESDKWEIFQSRLFYCAGDISASDYYGQIRDRLKNIEAPFKLSGNRIFYLAIPPTSFAPACEGLQKAGLVAVPDQADAYSRVIVEKPIGHDLSSARAINTAIGNVFDESQIYRIDHYLGKETVQNIMVMRFANSIFEPLWNHKYIDHVQLTVSEAVTLGSRATYYEGAGALRDMVQNHILQLLCLIAMEPPYSLDPDVVRNARMDVLRGLRPIRGQDVEKMTVRAQYAHGNIKGQEVPGYRREEGVQPDSTTETYVALKVFVENWRWAGVPFYIRTGKAMPTRASEIAVQFKDIPQILFNANPQIPQAPNLLTLRIQPEEGMALRIISKVPGTKAQTHPVDMDFHYGDAFKAPSPEAYERLLLDVMAGDTSLFMRRDAVEASWKWVTDILEGWSAYETKWLPEYPAGSWGPVEADRLIHAGGHHWRKI, from the coding sequence ATGTCACCGATTGAACCTTCTCCTGGGACCGAAGCCCCCGTCACAAACAACCGAACCGCAGCGACTCAACCGTGCACGATTGTTATTTTCGGTGCCTCGGGCGATCTGACCCAGCGTAAACTTCTGCCGGCCCTCTACAATCTCCTCCTGGACGGTTTGTTACCTGACAATTTCGCCGTACTGGGATTAGGCCGGAAGCCTCTTTCGGATGAGGATTTTCGCGGGATTGCCCGTAAGGGCATTGAACAATTTTCCCGGCAAACGCTCGAATCCGACAAGTGGGAAATATTTCAAAGTCGATTATTTTATTGTGCAGGAGATATTTCCGCCTCCGACTATTACGGGCAAATCCGGGACCGGCTGAAGAACATTGAGGCACCATTCAAACTATCCGGTAATCGTATTTTTTATTTAGCCATCCCGCCGACCTCCTTTGCCCCCGCATGCGAGGGGCTCCAGAAGGCCGGGTTAGTGGCCGTCCCTGACCAAGCGGACGCGTACTCCCGGGTCATTGTGGAAAAACCCATTGGACACGATTTGTCTTCTGCCCGAGCAATTAATACCGCCATCGGGAATGTCTTCGATGAATCGCAAATTTATCGCATCGATCATTATCTGGGGAAGGAGACCGTCCAGAATATTATGGTCATGCGATTTGCCAACTCCATTTTTGAACCGCTATGGAACCATAAATATATCGATCACGTGCAATTGACGGTCAGTGAAGCCGTCACCCTTGGATCCCGAGCCACCTACTATGAGGGGGCAGGAGCCCTTCGCGATATGGTGCAAAATCACATTTTGCAACTGCTCTGCCTGATCGCGATGGAACCTCCCTACTCACTGGATCCGGATGTGGTGCGGAATGCTCGAATGGATGTGTTACGGGGACTGCGCCCAATACGCGGACAAGACGTCGAAAAGATGACCGTTCGCGCCCAATATGCCCATGGCAACATCAAGGGCCAGGAAGTCCCTGGCTATCGACGAGAGGAAGGGGTACAACCTGACTCCACCACGGAAACATATGTGGCCTTAAAAGTTTTTGTGGAAAACTGGCGCTGGGCCGGAGTGCCATTCTATATTCGCACCGGAAAAGCCATGCCGACGCGCGCCAGCGAAATCGCCGTCCAATTCAAGGACATCCCCCAGATTTTATTTAATGCCAATCCCCAAATTCCCCAGGCTCCGAATCTGCTCACGCTTCGTATTCAACCCGAAGAGGGCATGGCCCTTCGCATTATATCCAAAGTACCGGGAACTAAAGCCCAAACCCATCCGGTTGATATGGACTTTCACTACGGCGATGCTTTTAAGGCACCCTCCCCGGAGGCCTATGAACGATTGCTGTTGGATGTCATGGCAGGGGATACGTCCTTATTCATGCGACGGGATGCCGTTGAGGCATCGTGGAAATGGGTCACGGATATCCTCGAAGGGTGGAGTGCCTATGAAACCAAATGGTTACCCGAATATCCCGCCGGTAGCTGGGGACCCGTCGAAGCCGATCGACTGATTCATGCAGGCGGGCACCATTGGCGAAAAATCTAG
- a CDS encoding DUF3313 domain-containing protein, which produces MMMKCAHRLASPFVLSCVVLLGGFGGCAKTQQMHEPLKTGFLEDYSMLRPGQEGEALLVYKNQKADWKSYDKAIVDSVTIWRDKDSLLKEEWKADLQQLADYFWDKLVKALMPNYKIVSKPGPGVMRVTVAITEAEASNPTMDIISSVLPPARMLTGAKGIVAKGKPGFVGAASVEAKITDAQTGELLMAGVDRRAGTKSLSGTTSSWSDVEEAYQYWAKKLKYRLCRERGEMNCIEPEE; this is translated from the coding sequence ATGATGATGAAATGTGCACACCGATTGGCAAGTCCATTTGTCCTAAGTTGCGTGGTGCTCTTAGGAGGCTTTGGCGGCTGCGCCAAAACTCAACAGATGCACGAACCTCTCAAAACTGGGTTTCTTGAAGATTATTCCATGTTGCGCCCGGGCCAAGAAGGGGAGGCCCTATTAGTCTACAAAAACCAAAAAGCCGACTGGAAATCGTATGATAAAGCCATCGTTGACTCCGTAACCATTTGGCGGGATAAGGACTCGCTATTGAAGGAAGAATGGAAGGCTGATCTTCAACAACTTGCGGATTATTTCTGGGATAAGCTCGTGAAGGCTTTAATGCCCAATTACAAGATTGTGAGTAAACCCGGTCCAGGCGTCATGAGGGTGACAGTAGCCATTACTGAGGCAGAAGCCTCAAACCCGACAATGGACATAATTTCCTCCGTGCTCCCCCCAGCCCGGATGTTGACGGGAGCCAAAGGAATTGTAGCAAAGGGAAAACCAGGATTTGTCGGTGCAGCCAGTGTCGAAGCAAAAATCACGGATGCGCAAACCGGGGAATTATTAATGGCGGGAGTTGATCGCAGAGCCGGCACCAAAAGCCTCTCCGGGACAACGAGTTCATGGAGTGATGTGGAGGAAGCGTACCAATATTGGGCAAAGAAGCTCAAATACCGACTATGTCGAGAGCGAGGCGAGATGAACTGTATCGAACCCGAAGAATAA
- a CDS encoding bifunctional transaldolase/phosoglucose isomerase — MNPLVQLCEMGQSPWYDYIRRGLITSGDLQALIEKDGLMGMTSNPSIFEKAIAGSTDYDEAIAQVASQVTSVKQIYEGVAIQDIQDAADLMRPVYETSDGRDGYVSLEVSPDLAFDTQGTIDEAVRLWQTVGRDNVMIKVPGTPQGLPAIEELLSQGININVTLLFSVVVYEQVAWSYIRGLKRLAAHRGNLHRIASVASFFVSRIDTLIDKTLDAKISQESRPAQRAMMEGLLGKVAIANAKLAYQIFREVFASSEFQPLKAEGARVQRVLWASTGTKNPKYPDTYYVDNLIGPDTVNTMPEATFTAFRNHGTVKNTIQEGLADAKKIMQQLAEAGISMEEVTDTLLKDGAQLFLDAFDQLMGVISRKRAIILGEKVDRVTYSVGPLQPKIDEALNEFQHTNLVRRLWSKDPTVWHHDPAHQEIIRNALGWLRITEQQLSSIPRLLALAKEIKDAGFQHILILGMGGSSMCPEVCRMTFGLIPGYPELHVLDSTVPSQVRAFEHRVALAKTLCVVASKSGSTTEPLVFQKYFFERMRQVVGEKAGNHFVAITDPGSLLEQVAKELRFRHILPGVPEIGGRYSALSNFGMVPAALMGVNIEHFLYRAERMRHSCGASVPPQDNPGVILGTILGMCAKAGKDKLTFVTSPALWDLGAWLEQLVAESTGKEGKGIIPIDGESLGAPEVYDQDRVFAYIRYEQGIDVTQEAKVKALEQAGHPVIRITVADLINLGEQFFLWEMATAVAGALLEINAFDQPNVQESKDHTKKYLEAFIRNGTLPDFPSFLTDGNVTVYTDEQNASVLKGKASLEAVLEAHFARIQPGDYFAINAYVERTDPIHAIFQRMRTNIRENKQVATTLGYGPRFLHSTGQLHKGGPNSGVFIQVTCEDHEDLPIPGEPYSFGVLKAAQALGDMQSLSSRHRRVIRLHLDADVEKGLARLEQLIEASIGSHAH, encoded by the coding sequence ATGAATCCACTCGTCCAACTTTGTGAGATGGGGCAAAGTCCCTGGTACGACTATATTCGTCGGGGTTTGATTACCTCCGGGGACCTTCAGGCGCTTATTGAGAAGGACGGTCTCATGGGCATGACCTCGAATCCCTCGATTTTTGAAAAAGCCATTGCGGGGAGTACGGACTATGATGAAGCGATTGCACAAGTCGCGTCTCAGGTGACGAGCGTCAAACAGATTTATGAGGGAGTAGCCATTCAAGACATTCAGGATGCAGCCGATCTCATGCGGCCGGTCTATGAGACCTCGGACGGTCGTGATGGTTATGTGAGCTTGGAGGTCTCTCCGGATTTGGCTTTTGATACACAAGGCACCATCGATGAAGCGGTCCGTTTGTGGCAAACCGTGGGCCGGGACAATGTCATGATTAAAGTGCCGGGAACTCCTCAGGGGTTACCCGCCATTGAGGAGCTTCTGTCCCAAGGCATCAATATCAATGTCACTCTTTTATTCAGTGTGGTGGTATATGAGCAGGTGGCCTGGAGTTATATCCGTGGGTTGAAACGGTTGGCGGCGCATAGAGGGAATTTGCATCGTATCGCCTCGGTGGCCAGTTTTTTTGTCAGTCGAATTGATACGCTGATTGATAAAACCTTAGACGCAAAAATTTCACAAGAATCCCGTCCTGCCCAACGAGCGATGATGGAAGGTCTTCTGGGAAAAGTCGCCATTGCCAATGCCAAGCTGGCCTATCAAATCTTTCGGGAAGTCTTTGCAAGCTCCGAATTTCAACCCCTCAAAGCAGAAGGGGCACGAGTCCAGCGGGTCCTTTGGGCGAGCACCGGGACGAAAAACCCCAAGTACCCGGATACCTATTATGTTGATAATCTCATCGGTCCGGATACCGTGAACACGATGCCTGAAGCGACGTTTACGGCTTTCCGGAACCACGGAACCGTGAAGAATACGATTCAGGAGGGCCTGGCTGACGCGAAAAAAATCATGCAGCAGTTGGCCGAAGCTGGAATTTCCATGGAGGAGGTTACCGACACTCTCCTGAAGGATGGCGCACAATTGTTTTTGGATGCCTTTGATCAATTAATGGGTGTGATTAGCCGGAAACGGGCCATCATCTTAGGGGAAAAAGTGGACCGGGTTACCTATTCGGTTGGCCCTCTGCAGCCGAAGATTGACGAGGCGCTCAACGAATTTCAGCATACCAATCTGGTTCGCCGTTTGTGGAGTAAAGATCCTACTGTCTGGCATCACGATCCCGCTCATCAGGAGATCATTCGGAATGCACTGGGGTGGTTGCGAATCACAGAACAACAACTTTCTTCGATACCCCGATTGCTGGCTTTGGCCAAAGAGATCAAGGACGCGGGGTTTCAACATATTCTGATCCTGGGTATGGGGGGAAGCAGCATGTGTCCGGAAGTCTGCCGGATGACCTTTGGCTTAATTCCCGGGTATCCCGAATTACATGTTTTGGATAGCACGGTACCCTCGCAGGTGCGGGCATTTGAGCATCGGGTCGCATTGGCAAAAACCTTGTGTGTGGTAGCCAGTAAATCGGGATCCACGACCGAACCCCTCGTGTTTCAAAAATATTTCTTTGAGCGAATGCGACAGGTTGTCGGGGAAAAGGCGGGCAATCATTTTGTGGCCATTACCGATCCTGGCTCGTTGCTGGAGCAAGTGGCCAAGGAGCTGCGATTCCGACATATTCTGCCGGGTGTTCCGGAAATTGGCGGGCGATATTCGGCTCTTTCTAATTTTGGTATGGTCCCTGCGGCTTTGATGGGCGTGAATATTGAGCATTTCTTGTATCGGGCGGAACGCATGCGGCATTCCTGTGGGGCCAGCGTGCCCCCTCAGGATAATCCGGGTGTGATCCTCGGGACAATTCTGGGCATGTGTGCCAAGGCTGGAAAGGACAAGCTGACGTTTGTGACCTCGCCGGCACTATGGGATCTGGGTGCGTGGTTAGAACAATTAGTGGCTGAAAGCACGGGGAAAGAAGGAAAGGGAATTATTCCCATTGATGGGGAATCCTTAGGAGCCCCTGAGGTCTACGACCAGGACCGGGTGTTTGCCTATATCCGATATGAGCAAGGAATTGATGTCACCCAGGAAGCTAAAGTAAAGGCACTTGAACAAGCCGGGCATCCGGTGATTCGCATCACTGTCGCCGACCTGATTAATCTTGGCGAGCAATTTTTCTTATGGGAAATGGCGACGGCGGTGGCGGGAGCTTTGTTAGAGATTAATGCGTTCGATCAGCCAAACGTTCAGGAAAGTAAAGATCATACAAAGAAATATTTAGAAGCCTTCATCAGGAACGGCACCCTGCCGGATTTCCCCTCTTTCCTTACCGATGGCAATGTGACCGTCTATACCGATGAACAGAATGCCTCTGTCCTCAAAGGCAAGGCTTCATTGGAAGCCGTGCTAGAGGCGCATTTTGCTCGTATTCAACCAGGTGATTATTTTGCCATCAATGCCTACGTGGAACGAACCGATCCGATTCATGCCATTTTTCAACGCATGCGCACCAACATTCGTGAGAACAAACAGGTTGCAACCACGCTAGGCTATGGCCCACGATTTCTGCATTCCACAGGACAATTGCATAAGGGTGGACCCAATTCTGGTGTTTTTATTCAGGTGACATGCGAGGATCATGAGGATCTTCCCATTCCTGGTGAACCATATTCGTTTGGCGTGTTGAAAGCCGCGCAAGCATTAGGCGATATGCAAAGCCTGAGCAGTCGTCACCGACGGGTCATCCGTCTTCATCTGGATGCCGATGTTGAAAAGGGCTTGGCTCGCCTGGAGCAATTGATTGAAGCCAGCATCGGTTCGCATGCTCATTAG
- the tkt gene encoding transketolase — MKPACDSLDQLCINTIRTLSMDAVQAANSGHPGTPMALAPVAYWLWNRILRSDPDDPIWPNRDRFVLSAGHASMLLYSLLHLCGVKSVNGQYEQLGELSVTLEDIQRFRQLESKCPGHPEYRWTSGIETTTGPLGQGVATSVGMAIAQRWMAAYFNRPDFEMFNYNVYAICGDGCLMEGVSSEAASLAGHLKLSNLCWIYDNNKITIEGHTDLAFTEDVATRFIAYGWNVTRVGDANDLHRLDRAFGTFIKESDRPTLIIVDSHIGYGAPNKQDTHSAHGEPLGEEEIRLAKRYYGWPEDARFLVPDEVPAHFQQGIGKRGKELRSAWMARFADYQAKYPELASHLYQMQHRQLPDGWDRKVPVFPPDAKGLAGREVSGIVLNALAAAIPWFFGGAADLAPSTKTRLTFEGAGDLTGSNPSGRNIHFGVREHAMGAILNGLSLSKVRPYGSGFLIFSDYARPAIRLSALMEIPVVHIFTHDSIGVGEDGPTHQPIEQISSLRAIPGLLVFRPGDANEIAEAWKVIMELRHEPVIMIVSRQAIPTLDRVKYASASGVAKGAYVLADPPDGCPEVLLLGTGSEVPLCVQAHEQLALEGIKSRVVSMPSWELFEQQSEDYRRSVIPPDVTARVSVEQASVFGWGNYVGTQGHSIGMKSFGASAPLKELAKKFGFTVEHVVAAAKAQIARHQAHAITADR, encoded by the coding sequence ATGAAACCCGCATGCGATTCCCTGGACCAGCTTTGTATTAACACCATTCGTACCTTATCGATGGATGCGGTACAAGCCGCGAACTCCGGGCATCCCGGTACCCCGATGGCCTTGGCTCCTGTCGCGTATTGGCTCTGGAACCGGATCTTGCGTTCTGATCCGGACGATCCCATCTGGCCGAATCGTGATCGGTTTGTTCTCTCAGCCGGACATGCCTCAATGTTGCTCTATTCCCTGTTGCATCTCTGTGGCGTGAAATCGGTGAACGGGCAATATGAGCAATTGGGTGAACTTTCGGTGACGTTGGAGGATATTCAACGGTTCCGGCAATTAGAGAGTAAATGTCCTGGTCATCCTGAGTATCGTTGGACATCGGGTATCGAAACGACGACCGGCCCATTAGGTCAGGGCGTCGCAACCAGTGTCGGCATGGCAATTGCGCAACGATGGATGGCCGCGTATTTCAATCGTCCGGACTTTGAAATGTTTAACTATAATGTCTATGCCATTTGTGGGGATGGGTGTTTGATGGAAGGGGTATCCTCGGAAGCGGCATCTCTTGCCGGACACCTCAAATTATCGAATCTCTGTTGGATCTATGACAATAATAAGATCACCATTGAAGGCCATACGGACCTGGCCTTTACTGAAGATGTGGCCACTCGGTTTATTGCCTATGGCTGGAATGTGACTCGTGTGGGGGATGCAAATGATCTCCATAGGCTGGATCGGGCATTTGGCACCTTTATAAAGGAATCAGATCGTCCGACCCTGATCATTGTCGATAGCCATATCGGGTATGGAGCTCCGAATAAGCAGGATACGCATTCGGCTCATGGTGAACCCTTGGGTGAAGAAGAAATCCGGTTAGCCAAACGCTATTATGGTTGGCCGGAAGACGCACGGTTTCTGGTGCCCGATGAGGTCCCGGCTCATTTCCAACAGGGTATCGGGAAACGGGGCAAAGAGTTGCGGAGCGCGTGGATGGCCCGTTTTGCAGACTATCAAGCCAAATATCCAGAATTGGCCAGCCACTTGTATCAAATGCAACATAGACAATTGCCCGATGGCTGGGACCGTAAAGTTCCTGTTTTTCCGCCTGATGCCAAGGGACTTGCCGGGCGGGAAGTGTCGGGAATCGTATTGAATGCCCTGGCGGCCGCGATTCCCTGGTTCTTCGGTGGGGCGGCAGACCTGGCTCCATCCACGAAGACGCGATTAACGTTTGAAGGAGCCGGGGATTTGACCGGCAGCAATCCATCAGGACGAAATATCCATTTTGGGGTTCGGGAACATGCGATGGGCGCGATTTTGAATGGCCTGTCTTTGTCAAAAGTTCGTCCGTATGGCTCGGGATTTCTCATCTTTAGCGACTATGCCAGACCGGCTATCCGGCTAAGTGCCTTGATGGAAATTCCTGTCGTGCATATCTTTACCCATGATTCCATTGGGGTCGGGGAAGATGGACCGACTCACCAGCCCATTGAACAAATCTCTTCGCTTCGCGCAATTCCAGGGTTACTCGTATTTCGCCCTGGAGATGCCAACGAAATTGCCGAAGCGTGGAAGGTGATTATGGAATTGCGGCACGAACCGGTGATTATGATCGTCTCGCGGCAGGCCATTCCCACATTGGATCGGGTGAAATATGCATCTGCATCGGGCGTGGCCAAAGGTGCCTATGTCTTGGCGGACCCTCCCGATGGGTGCCCCGAGGTCTTATTGCTCGGAACGGGAAGTGAAGTGCCCTTATGCGTGCAAGCCCATGAGCAATTGGCGCTCGAAGGGATAAAAAGTCGGGTCGTCAGTATGCCTTCCTGGGAATTGTTCGAACAACAATCGGAAGATTATCGGCGCTCGGTTATTCCCCCCGATGTCACTGCGCGGGTATCGGTTGAGCAAGCCTCGGTCTTTGGATGGGGAAACTATGTCGGAACGCAGGGCCATTCGATAGGGATGAAATCGTTCGGCGCCTCGGCTCCGCTCAAGGAATTAGCTAAAAAATTTGGTTTTACGGTTGAGCATGTGGTGGCAGCGGCCAAGGCGCAGATTGCACGGCATCAAGCTCATGCCATCACCGCTGACCGCTAA
- a CDS encoding thiamine biosynthesis protein ThiS yields MKVHLSHPTRDLVIQGPKRVADIFKELNLIPEAFLIIRGQDLMTEDETVADGDSIEIRPVISGG; encoded by the coding sequence ATGAAAGTCCATCTCAGCCATCCCACCCGTGACCTGGTCATCCAAGGCCCCAAACGGGTTGCCGACATTTTCAAAGAACTCAATTTAATCCCTGAGGCTTTCTTGATCATACGCGGGCAGGATCTCATGACCGAAGACGAAACCGTGGCGGATGGTGATAGCATTGAAATCCGCCCGGTCATATCGGGAGGGTAA
- a CDS encoding adenine nucleotide alpha hydrolase family protein — protein sequence MRCRKCPKRAVLGLQRHNTAFCGECLTEFVRTQVQRAIKAQQMFSPEDRILVAVSGGKDSLTLWEILLKLGYRADALYVDLGIPGYSSRSKEKVEQFAKVVAEPCGSHLRIHTVEEDAGAGIKELANLIKRPTCSACGTIKRYQFNRVAWQNHYDVMATGHNLDDEAARLLGNVLQWQEEYLQKQSPSLPASMEGFAKKVKPLYRMTEREIAAYAVVNRIDYLVEECPMAKGAKMLVYKDALNRLESESPGTKQRFYWGFLDRQEKSSSVSPSMSQIDQTTLQPCTVCSQPTTAGTCSFCRMMARAKTAVK from the coding sequence ATGCGCTGCCGGAAATGTCCGAAACGGGCGGTGCTGGGACTACAAAGGCACAATACGGCGTTTTGTGGGGAGTGTCTCACTGAATTTGTCCGAACCCAGGTGCAACGAGCCATTAAGGCTCAACAGATGTTTTCCCCTGAAGATCGCATTCTGGTTGCCGTGTCCGGAGGAAAAGACAGCCTGACCCTTTGGGAAATTCTCCTGAAATTAGGCTATCGGGCCGATGCCTTGTATGTTGATTTAGGCATTCCCGGTTATTCCAGCCGGTCAAAAGAAAAAGTCGAACAGTTTGCCAAAGTGGTGGCTGAACCCTGCGGATCCCACCTGAGGATTCATACCGTGGAGGAGGATGCGGGAGCCGGAATAAAGGAATTAGCTAATCTGATCAAGCGCCCCACATGCTCAGCCTGTGGCACGATTAAACGGTATCAATTTAATCGGGTCGCCTGGCAAAACCACTACGACGTGATGGCCACCGGCCATAATTTAGATGATGAGGCGGCCAGACTTCTGGGCAATGTCCTGCAGTGGCAGGAGGAATATTTGCAAAAACAGTCGCCAAGCCTTCCCGCCTCCATGGAAGGTTTTGCGAAAAAAGTGAAACCACTCTACCGAATGACCGAACGGGAAATTGCCGCTTATGCCGTGGTCAACCGGATTGACTACCTGGTCGAAGAATGCCCGATGGCCAAAGGCGCGAAGATGTTGGTATATAAAGACGCGCTTAATCGCTTAGAATCAGAATCACCGGGCACCAAGCAACGGTTTTATTGGGGATTCCTTGATAGACAGGAAAAATCGTCCTCTGTGTCCCCATCTATGAGCCAGATCGACCAAACCACCTTGCAACCCTGTACCGTGTGCAGCCAACCCACGACTGCCGGAACCTGCTCCTTTTGTCGCATGATGGCACGCGCCAAAACGGCCGTGAAGTAG
- a CDS encoding flippase-like domain-containing protein, which produces MLKLLFLVVGLAALVGIVLHIGLEPIQQTVSQLGLFHLGLILLPMILVYGLEALGWQLTLGSQAYHVGFMRLFAIRMAGETVNVTTPTAYVGGEPLKAYLLKRYGVPMVDGLASVITAKTAMTFAQVLFILLGLAVAFWILGDSGHSWLAMLVSVGVLAFGVGLFVLLQRRGLGMGCLGLLRACGIRFSFLEKRELQLQELDGTIRGFYSQHRQTFYAALAVFFLAWMMETLEVYAILYFLGMRIEVWVALSIAALTVLIKGGTFFIPGSLGAQEGGYTLLLMTFGYSEVTGITFALIRRMREILWIVFGLVCLMFLKGQDGESDQMTSLKR; this is translated from the coding sequence GTGCTTAAGCTGCTTTTCCTGGTCGTCGGCCTCGCGGCCCTGGTCGGGATCGTTCTCCACATCGGCCTCGAACCAATTCAACAGACTGTTTCTCAATTAGGTCTCTTCCATCTCGGGCTCATCCTCCTGCCTATGATTCTGGTATACGGGTTAGAAGCCTTGGGATGGCAACTCACTCTGGGTTCTCAGGCTTACCATGTCGGGTTCATGCGGTTATTTGCCATCCGGATGGCTGGCGAAACCGTAAATGTCACGACTCCCACGGCCTATGTCGGCGGGGAGCCCCTGAAGGCGTATCTTCTCAAACGATACGGGGTGCCAATGGTGGACGGGTTGGCGTCCGTGATTACTGCGAAGACCGCTATGACCTTCGCCCAAGTGCTTTTTATCTTGCTGGGATTGGCAGTGGCTTTTTGGATCCTTGGCGATTCAGGTCATTCCTGGCTGGCGATGCTGGTCAGTGTGGGAGTTTTAGCGTTTGGCGTCGGGCTGTTTGTGCTGCTCCAACGCCGCGGTCTGGGTATGGGGTGCCTGGGCCTATTACGGGCATGCGGTATCAGGTTCTCCTTTCTTGAAAAACGGGAACTTCAACTACAGGAGCTGGACGGCACGATTCGTGGATTTTATTCTCAACACCGTCAGACCTTTTATGCGGCGTTGGCCGTATTTTTTTTGGCGTGGATGATGGAAACACTCGAGGTATATGCCATTCTGTACTTTCTCGGCATGAGGATCGAGGTGTGGGTAGCTCTCTCGATTGCGGCGCTTACGGTGCTTATTAAAGGCGGAACATTTTTTATTCCGGGAAGCCTTGGCGCACAAGAAGGGGGATATACCTTATTGTTGATGACTTTTGGTTATTCGGAAGTGACGGGAATCACTTTTGCGCTTATTCGACGAATGCGAGAAATACTCTGGATTGTCTTTGGCCTTGTTTGCCTGATGTTTTTGAAAGGTCAGGACGGTGAGTCGGACCAGATGACTTCGTTGAAACGGTAG